TGGTGACGCCACCGCCGAGAACGCGGGCGAGTTTCCCTTTCGGGCCCTCTACCTTGATCTCCGGCGCGTTGTATATGACTTTCACCCCCGCAGGGATCGCGATGGGAAGTTTTCCTATTCTAGACATGCAAAGCTCCTTAAAGCGAAAATGACTACCAGACCGTGCAAAGGACTTCGCCGCCGATGCCCAGTTCGCGTGCGGTCTTGTCGGTTACCAGCCCCTTGGAAGTCGAGAGGATGGCGACGCCCAGTCCGTTTTTCACCTGCTTGATCTTGTCGGAGTGGACATAGACCCGGCCGCCCGGCTTGCTGATCCTCTTGATCTCGTTGATGACCGGTTCCTTCTCATCAATGAACTTGAGGTATACCCGCAGAATCCCCTGCTTGCTGTCGGCGATGACCTTGAAGTTCTTGATGAAGCCTTCGGTGCGCAGCACCGTGGCGAGGCTCACCTTGAGGTTCGACGAAGGGATGTCAACTTTCTGGTGTTTTGCCATACCAGCGTTCCTGATTCTGGTCAGCATGTCGGCAACTGGATCTGTCATGCACATATGAAACTACTCCTCTTTCCTAAATCGGAATCTTTTTACCAACTGGACTTTATCACACCGGGGATCTGGCCGGAGTTAGAGAACTTCCTCAGGCAGATCCTGCACATATCGAATTTCCGGTAGTATGCTCTAGGACGACCGCAAACGGCGCAGCGATTGCGCTCGCGTACCTTGTACTTGGCCCTCTGAGCTTTTATGATCATAGATGTCTTAGCCACGGAATTCCTCCAAAACCTGTATTAGTTCCTGAACGGCAGGCCCATAAGCTTGAGAAGCGCCTTGCCCTCAGCGTCGGTCTTTGCCGTGGTCACGATCGTGATGTTGAGACCCTTGATCTTGTCGACCTTGTCGTAGTCGATCTCGGGGAAGATCAGCTGCTCCTTGATGCCCAGGGAGTAGTTACCCTTGCCGTCGAAGCCCTTGCCGTTGATCCCCTTGAAGTCACGCACGCGCGGCAGCGAGACGCTGATCAGGCGGTCGAGGAACTCGTACATCTTCTCGCGACGCAGCGTCACCGAGCAGCCGATCGGCATGCCCTGGCGCAGCTTGAAGCCCGCGATGGACTTCTTTGCTTTCGTGATCACGGGCTTCTGGCCCGCGATGGCGCCCAGTTCCTCGGCGGCCGAATCCAGGATCTTGACGTTCTGGATTGCTTCGCCCAGGCCCATGTTCAGCACGATTTTCACGAGCTTGGGGACTTCCATGATGTTTTCGTAGTTATGGTCCTTCATCAGTTGCGGGACCATCTCTTTATTGTAAAGCTCAGCCAGCCGTGCCATTGAATCCTCCAAAACTATTTGTCAAAGGACTCGCCGCATTTGACACAGCAGCGCGCCTTTTTTCCGTCTTCCAGAACGGTGGTCCTGGTCCTTACAGGCTTGTTGCACTTCCCGCAGAGCAGCATCACGTTGGAAATGTGCACCGGTGCTTCCTTCTCCAGGATGCCCCCCTGCTCGGAACCGCGGGGCTTCACGTGGCGCTTCACCACGTTGATCCCCTCGACGATCACGCCGTCCTTCTTCGGATGGATGGAGAGCACCTTGCCGCTCTTGGAACGATCCTTACCCGTGGTGATAACGACGGTATCGTTTTTCTTTACATGTAATTTTTTGCCCAGCATCTCTATTCTCCAGGATCTAGTCTTAAAGTACCTCGGGGGCGAG
This region of Geomonas agri genomic DNA includes:
- the rpsH gene encoding 30S ribosomal protein S8 codes for the protein MCMTDPVADMLTRIRNAGMAKHQKVDIPSSNLKVSLATVLRTEGFIKNFKVIADSKQGILRVYLKFIDEKEPVINEIKRISKPGGRVYVHSDKIKQVKNGLGVAILSTSKGLVTDKTARELGIGGEVLCTVW
- a CDS encoding type Z 30S ribosomal protein S14, translating into MAKTSMIIKAQRAKYKVRERNRCAVCGRPRAYYRKFDMCRICLRKFSNSGQIPGVIKSSW
- the rplE gene encoding 50S ribosomal protein L5, which codes for MARLAELYNKEMVPQLMKDHNYENIMEVPKLVKIVLNMGLGEAIQNVKILDSAAEELGAIAGQKPVITKAKKSIAGFKLRQGMPIGCSVTLRREKMYEFLDRLISVSLPRVRDFKGINGKGFDGKGNYSLGIKEQLIFPEIDYDKVDKIKGLNITIVTTAKTDAEGKALLKLMGLPFRN
- the rplX gene encoding 50S ribosomal protein L24; amino-acid sequence: MLGKKLHVKKNDTVVITTGKDRSKSGKVLSIHPKKDGVIVEGINVVKRHVKPRGSEQGGILEKEAPVHISNVMLLCGKCNKPVRTRTTVLEDGKKARCCVKCGESFDK